Proteins from a genomic interval of Cupriavidus sp. WKF15:
- a CDS encoding transporter substrate-binding domain-containing protein: MHHADATFDKIKQRGKLAAGIDGPSPPFGLLDTTTGKAGGYQTELAADLPKRLGVELETVPVTASTRVQFLQAGKVDLLVANIQWTQERSEILSFAPTPYDLVGGAAVVSKASGIKRWEDLRGKVACVSQGSNFARPLAENYGAIVKGLRGIPESLLALKGGTCAASVHIQPALYHTLNGPSAGEWKDFTLATEAQLIPSPTVVWTRRGEKDTVAFVDKAIRDWHRSGLLLATARKYGVPEGAYIKPANARAQQGRFDVAPSDFAVFAESKKP, translated from the coding sequence ATGCACCACGCCGACGCCACGTTCGACAAGATCAAGCAGCGCGGCAAACTCGCCGCGGGCATCGACGGCCCGAGCCCGCCGTTCGGCTTGCTGGATACCACGACCGGCAAGGCCGGTGGCTACCAGACCGAACTTGCGGCCGACCTGCCGAAGCGCCTTGGCGTCGAACTTGAAACCGTGCCGGTCACTGCTTCCACCCGCGTGCAGTTCCTGCAGGCGGGCAAGGTCGACCTGCTGGTCGCCAATATCCAGTGGACGCAGGAGCGCAGCGAGATCCTGAGCTTTGCGCCGACCCCTTATGACCTTGTCGGCGGCGCGGCCGTCGTGTCGAAGGCGAGCGGCATCAAGCGCTGGGAAGACCTGCGCGGCAAGGTGGCCTGCGTCTCGCAGGGCAGCAACTTTGCGCGTCCGCTGGCAGAGAACTACGGCGCGATCGTCAAGGGCCTGCGCGGCATCCCCGAGTCTTTGCTGGCGCTCAAGGGCGGCACCTGCGCGGCATCGGTACATATCCAGCCCGCGCTCTACCACACGCTGAACGGCCCAAGCGCCGGAGAATGGAAGGACTTCACGCTGGCAACGGAAGCGCAGCTGATTCCCTCGCCTACCGTGGTCTGGACCCGCCGCGGCGAGAAAGATACGGTCGCATTCGTGGACAAGGCAATCCGCGACTGGCACCGCTCCGGCCTGCTGCTCGCCACCGCACGCAAGTATGGCGTACCCGAAGGCGCCTACATCAAGCCTGCCAATGCGCGCGCGCAGCAGGGCAGGTTCGATGTCGCGCCGAGCGACTTCGCCGTCTTTGCCGAGAGCAAGAAGCCATGA